The genomic DNA CCGGGTGCCCTACAAGGGCCACCTGGAGGACATCTTCTACCAAATCGTGGGCGGGCTGCGCAGCGGCATGGGCTACTGCGGCACGCGCACCATCGCCGACCTGCAGCGCGAGGGCCGCTTCGTGCGCGTCACCGCCGCCGGCCTGCGCGAGAGCCACCCCCACGACGTGCTGATCACCAAGGAAGCCCCGAACTACGGGACGCGGGTCTGATGCGCCTGCCCGGCCTCGACCTCTCCCGGATCAGTCCGGACTTCCGCCGCATGCTCCTGGCCACGCTCTGCTTCGGGGCGGCGGCCGGCGTCTTCCAGTCCACCTTCAACAACTACCTCAGCGACGTCCACGCCCTGGACGCCGGGGCGCGCGGCTGGATCGAGCTGCCGCGCGAGCTGCCCGGATTTTTGATCATGTTCATCTCGGCCGCGCTGCTGACCTTCATGTGCGAGGCGCGCAT from bacterium includes the following:
- a CDS encoding MFS transporter; this translates as MRLPGLDLSRISPDFRRMLLATLCFGAAAGVFQSTFNNYLSDVHALDAGARGWIELPRELPGFLIMFISAALLTFMCEARMAAAAMILTAGGALGLGLLAGDTLPLVAFLMIWSLGDHIIFAVEGPLGLTLARSG